A section of the Oryzias latipes chromosome 8, ASM223467v1 genome encodes:
- the LOC105353607 gene encoding gastrula zinc finger protein XlCGF57.1-like, with amino-acid sequence MTDLEAECLSLGLPPECGSPPSPLDSSLQVDCGTGPAGSAPAPTLALLSSDCPTPTLSSLAAEIVEPLVMLPCVKSEPEDGDLEPIRTVDLSEIQPLSTAELGHEQIKMEISGLDYIKSEHHGGHHLGPFHHGDVPELDYKSHYEAGSVFDYISQVTDTLEYIKSDPHVDLHCYYSAELSSLKSEYLDCVATPPHLQHNGLESIHMAELRSELNKLRPDGPLIDGIGKLDPDFAGAALYELQPHGEAGKSPAAAGAAGATGTVIKTKTHSPTVRKPRNMQGEKPFSCTQCGKNFSTLGNLKTHQRIHTGERPYTCSQCGKSFGQAGNLKRHQLIHTGQKPYVCAHCPKGFTKADDLRSHQRLHTGERPFICSTCGKSFSQSKELKAHQLSHTGERPFCCAHCGKSFTKETSYHNHVQIHTGEKPFTCSQCGKTFSNSGVLKTHEKIHTGERPFGCTQCGKSFGRLGHLKAHQQIHTGERPYACPHCGKTFSQSGHLKAHEQIHKRERADAASDGGGSSSSSVVGGDSS; translated from the exons ATGACGGACTTGGAGGCCGAGTGCCTGAGTCTCGGCCTGCCGCCCGAGTGCGGCTCCCCCCCCTCTCCCTTGGATTCCTCCCTGCAGGTGGATTGTGGCACGGGGCCCGCCGGCTCCGCCCCCGCGCCCACCCTGGCCCTCCTCTCCTCGGACTGCCCCACCCCCACTCTCAGCTCTCTGGCGGCGGAGATCGTAGAGCCGCTGGTGATGCTGCCGTGCGTGAAAAGCGAGCCGGAGGACGGAGACCTGGAGCCGATCCGGACCGTGGACCTGTCGGAGATCCAGCCGCTGTCCACGGCCGAGCTGGGCCACGAGCAGATCAAGATGGAGATCAGCGGCCTGGACTACATCAAGTCGGAGCACCACGGCGGCCACCATCTGGGCCCCTTCCACCACGGCGACGTCCCCGAGCTGGACTACAAGTCGCACTACGAGGCCGGCTCGGTGTTCGACTACATCTCCCAG GTCACAGACACTCTGGAGTACATCAAGTCGGACCCCCACGTGGACCTGCACTGCTACTACAGCGCTGAGCTCAGCTCCCTCAAGTCCGAATACCTGGATTGTGTGGCCACGCCCCCCCACCTGCAGCACAACGGCCTGGAGTCCATCCACATGGCGGAGCTGCGCTCCGAGCTCAACAAGCTGCGGCCCGACGGCCCGCTGATAGACGGCATCGGCAAACTGGACCCCGACTTCGCCGGGGCGGCGCTGTACGAGCTGCAACCGCACGGGGAGGCGGGGAAGAGCCCGGCGGCGGCTGGGGCAGCAGGCGCCACGGGCACAGTCATCAAAACCAAAACTCACAGTCCCACGGTGAGGAAGCCGCGCAACATGCAGGGGGAGAAGCCCTTCTCGTGCACGCAGTGCGGCAAGAACTTCAGTACGCTGGGGAACCTGAAGACGCACCAGCGCATCCACACCGGCGAGCGGCCATACACCTGCTCGCAGTGCGGCAAGAGCTTCGGCCAGGCGGGGAACCTCAAACGCCACCAGCTCATCCACACGGGGCAGAAGCCCTACGTGTGCGCCCACTGCCCCAAAGGCTTCACCAAGGCCGACGACCTGCGCTCGCACCAGCGGCTGCACACCGGCGAGCGGCCCTTCATCTGCAGCACCTGCGGCAAGAGCTTCAGCCAGTCCAAAGAGCTGAAGGCGCACCAGCTGAGCCACACCGGCGAGCGGCCCTTCTGCTGCGCCCACTGCGGCAAGAGCTTCACCAAGGAGACCAGCTACCACAACCACGTCCAGATCCACACCGGGGAGAAGCCCTTCACCTGCTCGCAGTGCGGCAAGACTTTCAGCAACTCCGGCGTCCTGAAGACCCACGAGAAGATCCACACGGGCGAGCGGCCGTTCGGCTGCACGCAGTGCGGCAAGAGCTTCGGCCGCCTCGGCCACCTGAAGGCGCACCAGCAGATCCACACGGGCGAGCGGCCGTACGCCTGCCCCCACTGCGGCAAGACGTTCAGCCAGTCGGGCCACCTGAAGGCCCACGAGCAGATCCACAAACGGGAGCGGGCCGACGCGGCGAGCGacggcggcggcagcagcagcagcagcgtggTGGGCGGGGACAGCAGCTAA
- the LOC101171146 gene encoding keratin, type I cytoskeletal 13 — MATAFYSRSSMGGSSLGRAFSGGSSRGMSSFSVAGGAVGGGLRVSQASRSFSAGFGGGAGFGGGAGFGGGAGFGGGAGGGFGGGSEDSVVGNEKFTMQNLNDRLASYLSKVAMLEKANTELELKIRNFAETKIGPSGKDYSGFLATISELQAKIQDGLIARGAVMLNIDNAQLAVDDFRMKFENELSMRQSVEADIARLKMMLTELAGIKSDFGMQIDSLAAERESMKTAHEEELLSLRSQVSGQVNVEVDAAPQQDLTKVMEEIREYYEGVAQKNSKELDGWFNNKREALVKEQETTEVSLKTTVSESKELRGQLQSLEIELQSQMSMKASLEASLLDVQNRYAMTMSGLQNQVFSAEEQLQRLRADLERQSQDYQMLLDIKTKLEMEIGEYRRLLDAEASGSSASSSSTKTIIKVVEHTVTQ, encoded by the exons ATGGCAACTGCATTCTACTCCCGGAGCTCCATGGGGGGCTCCAGCCTTGGGCGAGCTTTCTCCGGGGGCTCATCCAGAGGCATGAGCTCCTTCAGCGTGGCTGGGGGGGCAGTGGGTGGCGGTTTGAGGGTCTCCCAGGCCAGCCGCAGCTTCTCTGCAGGTTTTGGCGGGGGTGCAGGTTTTGGCGGGGGTGCAGGTTTTGGTGGGGGTGCAGGTTTTGGCGGGGGTGCAGGTGGAGGATTCGGAGGAGGGTCGGAGGACAGTGTGGTCGGGAACGAGAAGTTCACCATGCAGAACCTGAACGACCGGCTGGCGTCGTACCTGTCCAAGGTGGCGATGCTGGAGAAGGCCAACACAGAGCTGGAGCTGAAGATCAGGAACTTTGCAGAAACCAAGATCGGCCCCTCCGGCAAAGATTACAGCGGCTTCTTGGCCACCATCTCTGAGCTGCAGGCTAAG ATCCAGGACGGCCTCATCGCCAGGGGGGCGGTGATGCTGAACATCGATAACGCCCAGCTGGCTGTGGACGACTTCAGGATGAA GTTTGAGAACGAGCTGTCCATGCGTCAGTCGGTGGAGGCGGACATCGCCAGGCTGAAGATGATGCTGACGGAGCTGGCTGGCATCAAAAGCGACTTTGGCATGCAGATCGACAGCCTGGCGGCTGAGAGAGAGTCCATGAAGACGGCCCACGAGGAG GAATTGCTGTCCCTACGCTCTCAGGTGAGCGGTCAGGTGAACGTGGAGGTGGACGCTGCTCCTCAGCAGGACCTGACAAAGGTGATGGAGGAGATCCGGGAATACTATGAAGGTGTTGCTCAGAAGAACAGCAAGGAGCTGGACGGCTGGTTCAATAACAAG AGGGAGGCTCTCGTCAAGGAGCAGGAGACGACAGAGGTCTCCCTGAAGACCACCGTGTCCGAGTCCAAGGAGCTGAGGGGTCAGCTTCAGAGCCTGGAGATCGAGCTGCAGTCCCAGATGAGCATG AAAGCGTCTCTGGAGGCCTCGCTGCTGGACGTCCAGAACCGCTACGCCATGACGATGAGCGGCCTCCAGAACCAGGTGTTCTCCgctgaggagcagctgcagcggCTGCGGGCCGACCTGGAGCGGCAGAGTCAGGACTACCAGATGCTGCTGGACATCAAGACCAAGCTGGAGATGGAGATCGGCGAGTACCGCCGGCTGCTGGACGCGGAGGCCTCAGG GTCCTCTGCCTCGTCCTCTTCAACCAAGACCATCATCAAGGTGGTGGAGCACACGGTCACGCAGTGA